A stretch of Cryptococcus decagattii chromosome 7, complete sequence DNA encodes these proteins:
- a CDS encoding mitochondria fission 1 protein has product MPTDLPYAAEAESSLSPDELEVLRRQYYKEIEQGHVTIQSKFNYGWGLIKSPSPEFETEGVKLLQEIYSASPDHRRECTYYIAVGYYKLRNYAYARKFNNLLLSVEPGNMQAQSLSTLIENAVKRDGLIGIGMITGAVAVVGLIAGSVWKRSRK; this is encoded by the exons ATGCCTACCGATCTCCCGTACGCCGCCGAAGCCGaatcttccctttccccgGACGAGCTCGAAGTACTCAGACGACAATATTACAAGGAAATTGAACAAGGACATGTTACTATCCAGAGCAAGTTCAACTATG GTTGGGGCCTCATAAAATCTCCAAGTCCTGAATTTGAAACCGAAGGTGTGAAGCTTTTACAAG AAATCTATTCTGCTTCTCCCGATCACCGCCGCGAATGTACATACTATATTGCTGTTGGCTACTACAAGCTCCGAAACTATGCCTATGCTCGCAAATTCAACAACCTCTTACTATCGGTTGAGCCCGGAAATATGCAAGCGCAAAGCTTGAGTACACTGATTGAGAACGCTGTGAAAAGGGATGGACTCATCG GTATTGGAATGATTACGGGCGCTGTGGCGGTTGTTGGATTGATCGCTGGGTCTGTTTGGAAGCGCTCCAGAAAGTAG